One window of the Chryseotalea sp. WA131a genome contains the following:
- a CDS encoding RluA family pseudouridine synthase: MQEDELDDNEDGLFEHHRIVADAGQSLLRIDKFLMDRLPNVTRSKIQNGIRDGFVKVNDVTIKPNHKIHPHDVITVSLPEPPRDTDVKPENIPLNIVFEDEHVLVVNKEPGMVVHPAYQNWSGTLVNALTYHFQNLPEMKGNEGRPGLVHRIDKDTSGLLVIAKTEVAMNSLAKQFFDHSIERTYNAIVWGIPEPQQGTINVNVGRSLKDRRITVAFPEGDFGRTAITHYKVLKDLRYVSLIECKLETGRTHQIRAHMKFIGHTIFNDATYGGNEVLKGTVFSKYKQFVDNCFKIIPRQALHAKTLGFLHPATNKFLQFDSELPNDFKDVMEKWENYVKHH, translated from the coding sequence ATGCAAGAAGACGAACTAGACGATAACGAAGACGGTCTCTTCGAACACCACCGCATTGTAGCCGATGCCGGCCAGAGCTTGCTCCGCATTGATAAGTTTTTGATGGATCGGTTGCCGAATGTCACACGCTCGAAAATTCAAAACGGCATACGTGACGGTTTTGTGAAAGTAAACGATGTAACCATCAAACCCAATCACAAAATCCATCCGCACGATGTAATTACAGTTTCGTTGCCGGAGCCTCCCCGCGACACGGATGTAAAACCTGAAAACATCCCGCTCAATATTGTTTTTGAAGACGAACATGTGTTGGTGGTAAACAAAGAACCGGGGATGGTGGTGCACCCCGCCTATCAAAATTGGAGTGGCACATTGGTGAACGCACTCACGTACCACTTTCAAAACTTGCCTGAGATGAAAGGCAACGAAGGCCGCCCGGGGTTAGTTCACCGCATCGATAAAGATACTTCGGGTTTATTGGTGATTGCCAAAACCGAAGTGGCGATGAATTCATTAGCCAAACAATTTTTTGACCACAGCATCGAACGAACATACAACGCCATTGTGTGGGGTATTCCTGAACCACAACAAGGCACAATTAATGTAAACGTAGGTCGCAGTTTAAAAGACAGAAGAATAACGGTTGCTTTTCCGGAAGGGGATTTTGGGCGAACAGCCATTACACATTACAAGGTGCTGAAAGATTTGCGCTATGTGTCTCTCATCGAGTGCAAATTGGAAACAGGTCGCACGCACCAGATACGGGCACATATGAAATTTATTGGTCACACCATTTTTAATGATGCCACGTATGGCGGTAATGAAGTATTAAAGGGCACCGTGTTCAGCAAATACAAACAGTTTGTGGATAATTGCTTTAAGATCATTCCGCGCCAAGCGTTGCATGCCAAAACATTGGGCTTCCTACATCCGGCTACAAACAAATTTCTTCAGTTTGATTCTGAGTTACCAAACGATTTTAAAGACGTGATGGAAAAATGGGAAAATTATGTGAAGCATCATTAG
- a CDS encoding gliding motility lipoprotein GldB, giving the protein MKKFLFASLLGIVMWSCKTDTEECVFQPPASQKVTVAFESLEDSLFAFSSKQQLVDFFSRHVALRDVFFNRAAYPNDSLFINRLFTVFHNPSFDSLRMETKRVFGNGEELKKEFELAFTNLRYYYPDFKIPKIQTVITGLESDLFVSDTLLIVGLDYYLGANAKYKPDMHKYMQRRYTQNFVVPSAMLLYGIDGRVNEVDPNDKTVLADMVAYGKAYYFAKHMLPCVADSIFIGYTKTEIEGARENQDVIWKHFIDKEVFFKTAKNIKQKYIDERPKTVEVSDQCPGRIGVWVGWQIVNKYASQNSETLSLQRLMKQANAQQIFTDSKYRPK; this is encoded by the coding sequence ATGAAGAAATTCCTTTTTGCTTCTTTACTAGGTATCGTGATGTGGTCGTGCAAAACAGACACGGAAGAATGTGTGTTTCAGCCGCCAGCTTCGCAGAAAGTTACGGTAGCATTTGAATCGCTCGAAGACTCTCTTTTTGCTTTCAGCTCAAAACAACAATTGGTGGATTTCTTTTCGCGTCATGTTGCTTTGCGCGATGTATTTTTCAATCGAGCCGCCTATCCAAACGATTCATTATTTATCAATCGACTGTTTACCGTTTTTCACAATCCATCGTTCGATTCGCTTCGAATGGAAACGAAGCGTGTGTTTGGCAATGGCGAAGAATTAAAAAAAGAATTTGAGTTGGCTTTTACCAACCTTCGTTACTATTATCCTGATTTTAAAATCCCAAAAATACAAACTGTCATTACCGGTTTAGAAAGCGATTTGTTTGTTAGCGATACCCTTCTTATTGTAGGGCTCGATTACTATTTGGGGGCTAACGCAAAATACAAACCCGATATGCACAAGTACATGCAGCGAAGATATACCCAAAATTTTGTTGTGCCTTCAGCTATGCTTTTATACGGAATAGATGGCCGAGTAAACGAGGTTGACCCAAATGACAAAACCGTGTTGGCCGATATGGTTGCCTATGGAAAAGCGTACTACTTTGCCAAACACATGCTTCCGTGTGTAGCCGATAGTATCTTTATAGGTTACACAAAAACAGAAATAGAAGGCGCGCGTGAAAACCAAGATGTGATTTGGAAACATTTTATCGACAAAGAAGTGTTTTTTAAAACTGCTAAGAACATTAAACAAAAATACATTGATGAGCGACCCAAGACCGTAGAGGTGAGCGACCAGTGTCCGGGTAGGATTGGTGTGTGGGTGGGGTGGCAAATTGTTAATAAGTATGCGAGTCAAAACTCTGAAACACTTAGCCTTCAAAGATTGATGAAGCAAGCCAATGCGCAACAGATTTTTACTGACTCAAAATATAGACCTAAATAA
- a CDS encoding 1-aminocyclopropane-1-carboxylate deaminase/D-cysteine desulfhydrase — translation MQEIILPGSSAKLLVKREDLNHPFVSGNKWWKLKYNLEEAVRFGHQTLLTFGGAYSNHIFATAAAGKELGLKTIGVIRGEETLPLNHTLTFAESCGMELHYISREEYRKKTEPDFIQQLQNLFGNFYLIPEGGTNELAVKGGTEWAVMLEQETDFDYVCLPVGTGGTVAGIINGLSPIKKVIGFPVLKGAEYLEGEIKSLLLHSKQNWFLNYDYHFGGYGKFNDGLLHFIKDVKEKYGLPLDKIYTAKMVYGVFDLIGKGYFHKGSRVLVVHTGGLQANYF, via the coding sequence ATTCAAGAAATCATATTGCCAGGATCGAGTGCGAAGCTGTTGGTAAAGCGCGAAGACTTGAATCACCCGTTCGTTTCGGGCAACAAGTGGTGGAAGCTTAAGTACAATTTAGAAGAAGCCGTCCGGTTCGGTCACCAAACATTACTGACTTTCGGTGGGGCGTACTCGAACCATATTTTTGCCACCGCTGCCGCGGGAAAAGAACTGGGTTTGAAAACCATTGGCGTGATCCGTGGGGAAGAAACTCTTCCGTTAAATCACACCCTCACATTCGCGGAAAGCTGCGGAATGGAATTGCACTACATCTCTCGCGAAGAGTACAGAAAGAAAACAGAGCCTGATTTCATTCAACAGCTTCAAAACTTATTTGGCAATTTTTATTTGATCCCGGAAGGAGGAACAAATGAATTGGCCGTTAAAGGCGGCACAGAATGGGCAGTAATGCTAGAGCAAGAAACAGATTTTGATTACGTGTGTCTGCCTGTGGGCACCGGTGGCACAGTGGCTGGGATTATCAATGGATTAAGTCCCATTAAAAAAGTAATTGGATTTCCAGTGTTAAAAGGAGCAGAATATTTAGAAGGAGAGATTAAAAGTCTCTTACTTCACTCCAAACAAAATTGGTTTCTGAATTACGATTATCACTTTGGCGGGTATGGAAAATTCAATGATGGTCTGCTCCACTTTATTAAGGACGTAAAAGAAAAATACGGGCTTCCGCTGGATAAAATATATACCGCTAAAATGGTTTATGGAGTTTTTGATTTAATAGGGAAGGGCTATTTCCATAAAGGCTCTCGCGTATTGGTAGTACATACAGGAGGGTTGCAGGCAAATTATTTTTAG
- a CDS encoding PA0069 family radical SAM protein: MEQDYFKGRGAQIKIENKFLKAQYVMEHIEGLDEPLLENPATQIFQENAKKILNRVDSPDLGFGYSMNPYQGCEHGCIYCYARNTHEYYGFSAGLDFESKIIVKRNAPQLLEKELMKPTWNAVPIMLSGNTDCYQPQEKKFEITRKMLKVLANYRHPVSIISKNSLVLRDLDLLQDLAADNLVHVYISITTLDEDLRRAMEPRTASSIKRLKTVEALAKANVPVGIMNAPIIPGLNHHEIPEVLKAAADHGACNAGMTVVRLNGSIGPIFEDWLRKNFPDRFEKVWNQICSMHGGNVNDSNFGRRMRGEGNIADAIHQLFKASKKKYFADRSMPVYDLTKFQKGGSLSLF; this comes from the coding sequence ATGGAGCAAGATTACTTTAAAGGTCGAGGGGCACAAATTAAAATCGAGAATAAGTTTTTAAAAGCTCAATATGTAATGGAGCATATAGAGGGGCTTGATGAGCCATTGCTGGAAAACCCGGCCACTCAAATCTTTCAAGAAAATGCCAAGAAGATTTTGAACAGAGTAGATAGCCCTGATTTGGGTTTTGGCTATTCCATGAATCCTTACCAGGGCTGCGAACATGGTTGCATTTACTGTTATGCCAGAAACACACATGAGTATTATGGGTTCAGCGCAGGATTGGATTTTGAAAGTAAAATCATTGTGAAGAGAAATGCGCCTCAGCTTTTAGAAAAAGAACTGATGAAGCCCACTTGGAATGCAGTACCGATCATGCTCAGCGGTAATACAGATTGCTACCAGCCTCAAGAAAAAAAGTTTGAGATTACGCGAAAGATGTTGAAGGTGCTGGCCAACTATCGGCATCCGGTGAGCATTATTTCTAAAAACAGTTTGGTGTTGCGCGATTTGGATTTGCTACAAGACTTGGCTGCCGACAATTTGGTTCATGTTTATATTTCCATCACCACGTTGGACGAAGATTTACGAAGAGCAATGGAACCTCGCACAGCAAGTTCCATTAAGCGATTGAAAACAGTAGAAGCACTGGCCAAGGCGAACGTGCCCGTTGGGATTATGAATGCACCGATTATTCCAGGATTGAACCACCATGAAATTCCTGAAGTATTAAAAGCCGCTGCCGACCATGGCGCATGCAATGCAGGCATGACAGTCGTCCGGTTAAATGGTTCTATCGGGCCGATTTTTGAAGACTGGTTGAGAAAGAATTTTCCGGACCGGTTTGAAAAGGTGTGGAACCAAATCTGTTCCATGCATGGTGGCAATGTAAACGACTCTAACTTTGGCAGGCGCATGCGTGGCGAAGGCAATATTGCCGATGCCATTCATCAACTCTTCAAAGCATCGAAGAAAAAATATTTTGCTGACCGATCAATGCCCGTTTATGATTTGACAAAGTTTCAAAAGGGAGGCAGTTTGAGTTTGTTTTGA
- a CDS encoding YraN family protein, with amino-acid sequence MSDKIKKGKEGEELAAKFLASKGFEIVERNFRHKHNEIDLIVKKNNWLVFVEVKYRTSVAFGYPEDFVDYKKARNVVDAAVEYQYKINWKGNVRYDIVSVLDIGGETEVKHFEDAFY; translated from the coding sequence GTGAGCGATAAAATCAAAAAAGGCAAAGAGGGCGAAGAACTGGCCGCTAAATTCTTAGCGAGCAAAGGCTTCGAAATAGTGGAGCGAAACTTTCGCCACAAGCACAATGAAATCGATTTAATTGTCAAGAAAAATAATTGGTTGGTTTTTGTGGAAGTAAAATACCGGACTTCGGTTGCCTTTGGCTACCCTGAAGATTTTGTGGATTACAAGAAAGCTAGGAATGTGGTGGATGCTGCCGTAGAATATCAATATAAAATCAACTGGAAGGGGAATGTGCGGTATGATATTGTTTCAGTTTTAGACATCGGTGGCGAAACCGAAGTCAAGCATTTTGAAGATGCTTTTTACTGA
- a CDS encoding peptidase: MNINQILKAVLAVFILVSVTVLQSCKKDDPQPTNPNDYVNSWIISNMKEAYYWTDKLPASPNKNLDPESFFKSLLNKPDDKFSWIQENYQDLLNSLQGINKEAGYEFALYYADNTQVNLVAQVLYIKKSSPAEAVGLKRGDVIDQINNTQLTASNYQTLLQQISENHSITYRPYNFVSNTIGASKTISITTVEYSENPNFLDKVISVNNRKIGYYVYTLFATGPSSTSSQYNDEMDAVFDRFKSAGITDLVIDLRFNSGGAEAATVNLASLIGKSVDNTKVFAKREYNANLKQQILNDPTLGANFLLTKFTNKTQNVSSLLTRNRVYVLTSARTASASELLINGLKPYMEVFIIGNKTYGKNVGSISIYEKSDPKNTWGMQPIVVKSFNSLDQSDYSTGFTPNILDLDNGAQYPIGDVNEKLLSLAINNIINGGRVAASEPSFGSFVGHSFDFKGRNMDLIIDSKFR; this comes from the coding sequence ATGAACATAAATCAAATTTTAAAAGCCGTCTTGGCAGTCTTTATTTTGGTTAGCGTTACTGTTTTGCAGTCGTGCAAAAAGGATGACCCGCAGCCTACTAATCCAAATGACTATGTGAACTCGTGGATCATTAGCAATATGAAGGAAGCATATTATTGGACCGACAAACTACCTGCTTCGCCTAACAAAAATTTAGACCCTGAATCGTTTTTTAAATCTCTCCTTAACAAACCCGATGACAAGTTTTCATGGATTCAAGAAAATTATCAAGACCTTTTAAATTCTTTGCAAGGCATCAATAAAGAAGCTGGTTACGAATTTGCTCTTTATTATGCTGACAACACACAAGTCAATCTGGTGGCCCAGGTTCTTTATATAAAAAAATCATCTCCTGCGGAAGCAGTTGGTCTAAAGAGGGGGGACGTGATCGATCAAATCAATAATACGCAGCTTACAGCAAGTAATTATCAAACTCTGCTCCAACAAATCAGCGAAAACCATTCAATAACGTATCGACCTTACAATTTTGTTTCTAATACTATTGGTGCTTCCAAAACCATTTCTATTACCACCGTAGAATATTCTGAGAATCCGAATTTTCTAGATAAAGTAATTTCTGTCAACAACCGAAAAATTGGATACTACGTCTACACATTGTTTGCCACTGGTCCTTCTTCTACCAGCTCACAATATAATGATGAAATGGATGCAGTGTTTGATCGCTTTAAATCTGCTGGAATTACAGATTTGGTAATCGATCTTCGCTTCAATAGCGGGGGTGCAGAAGCGGCTACGGTTAACTTGGCCAGCCTTATTGGTAAAAGTGTAGATAACACCAAGGTTTTTGCAAAACGTGAATATAACGCGAACTTAAAACAACAAATTCTAAATGACCCTACGCTTGGTGCCAATTTCCTGTTGACGAAGTTTACCAACAAAACCCAAAATGTAAGTTCTTTGCTTACACGAAACCGGGTTTATGTTTTAACAAGTGCACGAACCGCTTCTGCCAGCGAGTTGCTCATCAACGGACTCAAACCATATATGGAGGTTTTCATAATCGGAAATAAAACCTATGGAAAAAATGTTGGCTCCATTTCGATCTATGAAAAAAGTGATCCTAAAAATACATGGGGCATGCAGCCCATTGTTGTCAAGTCATTCAATAGCCTTGATCAATCCGATTATTCAACAGGATTTACACCAAATATTCTTGACTTAGATAATGGAGCACAATACCCGATAGGGGATGTAAACGAAAAACTATTAAGTCTTGCCATCAATAATATTATCAATGGTGGTAGAGTTGCTGCTTCTGAACCTAGTTTTGGATCTTTTGTGGGTCATTCGTTTGACTTCAAAGGCCGAAACATGGATTTGATCATCGATTCAAAATTTAGATAA
- a CDS encoding bifunctional phosphoglucose/phosphomannose isomerase yields MKKLIEGFTLQLAQALKIGQSVDLVRPGSDIRNIHITGMGGSGIGANLVESLTFGRVPIPITVSKGYNIPQFISPHTLFIACSYSGETEETLASIHKAMLKRAHIICITSGGKMLELAKEYNLFWIQIPAGSKSPRANIGYLMISLMYALYHTNLIGAAFMKETENAIEYLDRGEKAIQSEAELIAKKLRGKLPIIYCDERLRAMATRFQNQINENAKQLAHINTFPEMNHNEIVGWQFPETVLQQAQVIYLYSDHDHERVEKRMEICRDIFEKKSNPIIDIVAEGASLLEQYYYLIHLTDWISYFLARENGVDADSVEAEEFIKGELTKIK; encoded by the coding sequence ATGAAGAAACTTATAGAGGGATTTACGCTGCAACTAGCCCAAGCACTTAAGATTGGCCAATCGGTAGATTTGGTGCGACCTGGTAGTGATATTCGTAACATTCACATCACGGGCATGGGCGGCTCAGGTATCGGTGCCAACCTAGTAGAGTCCCTCACATTTGGGCGAGTGCCTATTCCGATCACTGTTTCAAAGGGTTATAATATTCCGCAGTTTATAAGTCCGCACACGTTGTTTATCGCGTGCTCCTACTCGGGCGAAACAGAAGAGACGTTGGCCTCCATCCATAAGGCGATGTTGAAGCGTGCCCATATTATTTGCATTACCTCGGGAGGCAAAATGTTGGAACTGGCGAAAGAATACAACTTATTTTGGATTCAAATCCCGGCAGGTTCTAAAAGCCCGCGTGCCAACATTGGTTATTTGATGATTTCATTGATGTATGCTTTGTACCACACCAATTTGATTGGGGCTGCCTTCATGAAAGAAACCGAAAATGCGATTGAATATTTAGATCGTGGCGAGAAAGCAATTCAATCGGAAGCCGAGCTGATCGCCAAAAAACTACGTGGCAAACTTCCCATCATTTATTGTGACGAACGCTTGCGCGCCATGGCCACACGCTTTCAAAATCAAATCAACGAAAATGCCAAGCAACTTGCACATATCAATACCTTTCCGGAAATGAACCACAACGAAATTGTGGGGTGGCAATTTCCTGAAACCGTTTTGCAGCAGGCACAGGTAATTTATTTGTATTCCGACCACGACCATGAGCGCGTGGAAAAGCGAATGGAAATTTGTCGCGACATTTTCGAAAAGAAATCAAACCCTATCATCGACATCGTGGCCGAGGGAGCCTCATTGCTGGAGCAATATTATTACCTCATTCACTTAACGGATTGGATTTCTTATTTCTTGGCACGAGAAAATGGAGTGGATGCAGATTCGGTAGAAGCTGAAGAGTTTATAAAGGGTGAGTTGACAAAAATTAAGTGA
- a CDS encoding phage holin family protein, whose product MINLLVRFLLNGVAVLLTAYLLPGVEVKNYETALLTALVLSIANIIIKPILIVLTIPITVVTLGLFLLVINAIIILMADYFVPGFSVNGFWWALAFSLIMSIFNSIINDILKDKKQA is encoded by the coding sequence ATGATTAATCTCCTCGTTCGTTTTCTTCTCAACGGTGTAGCCGTCTTGCTCACAGCGTACTTGCTGCCAGGTGTAGAGGTAAAAAATTACGAAACTGCTTTACTCACGGCATTGGTTCTTTCCATCGCCAACATCATCATCAAACCAATTTTAATTGTACTGACAATTCCCATTACCGTTGTCACGCTTGGTCTATTCTTATTGGTGATCAATGCCATTATCATTTTAATGGCCGATTACTTTGTACCGGGTTTTTCAGTGAATGGGTTTTGGTGGGCACTGGCCTTCAGTTTAATTATGTCCATCTTCAATAGCATCATCAACGATATTTTGAAAGACAAAAAGCAAGCATGA
- a CDS encoding Uma2 family endonuclease produces the protein MTPTIQNRKYTEQEYLELERKAEYKSEFFGGEIFAMAGSTNPHNIISGNFYAFLHNLSKGKGCRPYGSDMRVHTPVNSLYAYPDISVVCGEKKFLDNGFDTLLNPIFICEVLSKSTADYDTGGKFMRYRSIESLKEYWVISSLEYRLQKFVKQPNGSWLLSETTNVNDTVLMESLNAEVSLKEIYFEVSL, from the coding sequence ATGACACCGACTATTCAAAACAGAAAATATACTGAGCAAGAATATTTGGAGCTTGAGCGAAAAGCCGAGTATAAAAGCGAATTCTTTGGAGGAGAGATATTTGCGATGGCAGGCAGTACCAATCCACACAATATTATTTCAGGTAACTTCTATGCTTTTTTACATAACCTTTCGAAAGGAAAGGGTTGTAGGCCATACGGTTCCGATATGCGGGTGCATACTCCAGTCAATTCATTGTACGCTTATCCTGATATTAGTGTAGTGTGTGGTGAAAAAAAATTTTTAGACAATGGATTCGATACGTTGTTGAATCCGATATTCATTTGTGAAGTACTTTCAAAATCTACGGCCGATTATGATACCGGTGGAAAATTCATGAGATATCGCTCAATTGAATCGCTCAAAGAATACTGGGTAATCTCTTCATTAGAATATCGACTTCAAAAATTTGTGAAGCAACCTAATGGTAGTTGGTTGCTATCAGAAACAACCAATGTAAACGATACAGTATTGATGGAATCCCTAAATGCAGAAGTATCTCTAAAAGAAATTTATTTTGAAGTTTCTCTTTAA
- a CDS encoding GIY-YIG nuclease family protein — protein sequence MYAIVDIETTGGYADNHRITEIAIYHYDGLQIKNVFHSLLNPGRKVPQFITGLTGITSKMVEEAPEFSEMADEIFSHLKDRVFVAHNAHFDYSFIKKEFETIGVNWQTKKLCTVRLARKIIPGLESYSLGRLAESLGIKIPDRHRAGGDAQATAKIFDVLVKRDNSGVITKALKRNSGETILPPNLAKEEFDRLPAKAGVYYFLDGRGQVIYVGKALNIKKRIAGHFTGEAREWNRSNIRNEIHHITYELTGSELIALILESQEIRRLWPKYNLAQKYKTEEWGVYDYEDRNGYLRFCVNVVSRGTKPLITFSSKGDAWNFMWEKVKEYDLCPKYSGLQLAKGLCFSHQSGSCKGACQGVESAKKYNKRAQKAVDSFFEEGESVAIIGQGRKVEEKSLVLIENGSYVGFGFVPKEESIGSFESARNFIKPSKENKVVQNLVNSYLLNPRGAEVVVF from the coding sequence ATGTACGCAATTGTAGATATTGAAACCACGGGTGGCTATGCCGATAATCATCGCATTACCGAAATAGCCATTTACCACTACGATGGGCTTCAAATCAAAAATGTATTTCACAGCTTGTTGAACCCCGGGCGCAAAGTGCCGCAATTTATTACCGGCCTTACGGGAATCACTTCCAAAATGGTGGAAGAGGCACCCGAGTTTTCTGAAATGGCCGATGAAATTTTTTCGCACCTCAAAGACCGTGTGTTTGTAGCCCATAATGCACATTTCGACTACAGTTTCATCAAAAAGGAATTTGAAACGATTGGTGTTAACTGGCAGACAAAAAAACTTTGCACGGTTCGCTTGGCGCGAAAAATTATTCCGGGGTTGGAATCGTACAGTTTGGGGCGATTGGCAGAAAGCCTTGGGATCAAAATTCCCGACCGCCATCGGGCGGGAGGCGATGCACAAGCTACCGCCAAAATTTTTGATGTTTTGGTGAAGCGTGACAATTCAGGTGTTATTACCAAAGCACTCAAACGAAATTCAGGTGAGACAATTCTACCACCCAATCTTGCCAAAGAAGAATTTGACCGACTTCCCGCCAAGGCAGGTGTTTATTATTTTTTGGATGGGCGCGGCCAAGTAATTTACGTGGGCAAAGCACTCAACATCAAAAAGCGGATTGCCGGCCATTTTACAGGCGAAGCACGCGAATGGAACCGATCAAACATCCGCAACGAAATTCACCACATCACCTACGAGCTAACCGGCAGCGAATTGATTGCGTTGATTTTAGAATCACAAGAGATCAGGAGGCTGTGGCCCAAGTACAACCTAGCCCAAAAATATAAAACAGAAGAATGGGGTGTGTATGATTATGAAGATCGCAACGGCTATTTGCGTTTTTGTGTAAACGTGGTGAGCAGAGGAACCAAGCCGTTGATCACCTTTAGCAGCAAAGGAGATGCATGGAATTTTATGTGGGAAAAAGTAAAAGAGTACGATCTCTGTCCCAAGTACAGCGGCCTGCAATTGGCAAAAGGCTTATGCTTCAGCCATCAATCGGGTTCGTGCAAAGGCGCGTGCCAAGGTGTGGAATCAGCCAAGAAGTACAACAAACGCGCACAAAAAGCAGTGGATTCTTTTTTTGAAGAAGGTGAATCGGTGGCAATTATCGGGCAGGGAAGAAAAGTGGAGGAGAAATCGTTGGTGTTGATTGAGAACGGAAGTTATGTGGGGTTTGGTTTTGTGCCGAAAGAAGAATCCATCGGCTCGTTTGAGTCAGCTCGTAATTTTATTAAACCAAGCAAGGAAAATAAAGTGGTCCAGAATTTGGTGAACTCGTATTTGCTCAATCCGCGAGGGGCGGAGGTGGTGGTGTTTTAG
- a CDS encoding type II toxin-antitoxin system Phd/YefM family antitoxin, which yields MKTTTVTDFRKKMKGHLHQLEIDQDILILSGAKKKDFVVLTLAQFNSMEETAHLLSTPANANHLLESIKQDKAGKAVRRGLKVRLTSDKKQKSRITN from the coding sequence GTGAAAACAACAACGGTTACTGATTTTAGGAAGAAGATGAAAGGACATCTGCATCAACTAGAAATAGACCAAGACATCTTGATACTATCTGGTGCAAAGAAGAAGGACTTTGTAGTGCTCACCCTTGCACAATTCAATTCAATGGAAGAGACCGCACATCTACTTTCTACGCCTGCCAACGCGAATCATTTATTGGAAAGTATTAAACAAGACAAAGCTGGGAAGGCTGTCCGTAGAGGACTTAAGGTTAGGTTAACATCAGATAAAAAACAAAAATCGAGAATAACTAACTAG
- a CDS encoding deoxynucleoside kinase, which produces MKNLKHVAVAGNIGSGKTTLTAKLAKHYGWTPLYESVDHNPYLRDFYDDMTRWAFHLQIYFLNSRFNQVRQIRESEKAIVQDRTIYEDANIFAANLHKSGHINDRDYQSYLDIYHSMINFVQPPDLLIYLKADIPKLVQQIQKRNRDFEFNIKLDYLKTLNEHYENWIRNYKQGKLMIVDVNKMDFVENIEDFAYIIGRIDLEVNSLFS; this is translated from the coding sequence TTGAAGAACCTCAAACACGTTGCTGTCGCAGGAAATATCGGCTCTGGCAAAACAACCTTAACCGCAAAATTAGCAAAACACTATGGTTGGACACCTTTGTATGAATCGGTAGACCATAATCCCTACCTGCGCGATTTTTATGACGACATGACCCGTTGGGCATTTCACTTACAGATTTATTTTTTGAACAGTCGGTTTAATCAAGTGCGCCAAATCCGCGAAAGCGAAAAAGCCATTGTGCAAGACAGAACCATTTACGAGGATGCAAATATATTTGCCGCCAACCTGCACAAAAGTGGCCACATCAACGACCGCGACTACCAAAGCTACCTCGACATCTACCATTCGATGATAAACTTTGTGCAGCCACCCGACTTGCTTATCTATCTAAAGGCAGATATCCCAAAACTGGTTCAGCAAATACAAAAACGAAACCGCGATTTTGAGTTCAACATTAAGTTGGATTACTTAAAAACACTGAACGAACATTACGAAAATTGGATTCGAAACTACAAGCAAGGCAAGCTGATGATTGTAGATGTGAACAAAATGGATTTTGTCGAGAACATCGAAGACTTTGCTTATATCATTGGAAGAATTGACTTGGAAGTAAACAGTTTGTTTAGCTAG
- a CDS encoding Txe/YoeB family addiction module toxin, translated as MSIEFTPNGWDDYLFWYDSDQEILDKINDLIKEIKRDAFKGIGKPEPLRGNLAGYWSRRISGEHRLVYRVHGTKPHQVLVIVKARFHYNVMLFLSQLKHHHLRPSRIEQIRVHQILDHFIFLAWFNKITS; from the coding sequence ATGAGTATAGAGTTTACACCAAATGGCTGGGATGACTATTTGTTTTGGTATGACAGTGATCAAGAAATTTTGGACAAAATAAATGATTTGATTAAAGAAATAAAAAGAGACGCGTTTAAAGGCATTGGAAAACCGGAACCTCTACGCGGAAATTTAGCAGGATACTGGTCTAGAAGAATCTCTGGTGAACATCGATTGGTATATCGTGTGCATGGCACAAAACCCCACCAAGTTCTTGTGATTGTAAAGGCGCGTTTTCACTATAACGTAATGCTTTTTCTTTCTCAACTAAAACACCACCACCTCCGCCCCTCGCGGATTGAGCAAATACGAGTTCACCAAATTCTGGACCACTTTATTTTCCTTGCTTGGTTTAATAAAATTACGAGCTGA